In Aspergillus chevalieri M1 DNA, chromosome 7, nearly complete sequence, the sequence CAAAGTGATGATTACATGTCCAAGAACCGGATGCCTACAGATTAGAGATGCCATGATCGGCAGAAGCCCCTGCCCCTCAAGATGAACAAGACTCCGCAGTATTCAGCGACGCCTCTCGCTTAGCTAGCTCTCGCCGGAGAAATAGAGGGTGCCTTGACCGATATACACATCTGTTTTCGTGTGCTACGTGGACCCAGCTTGGAGCCTTTGGGCGGCGGAGTACGGCAACAATACAACTGGAAACTGCAGTCCTAGTTTGAACAGATGAAAATGAAATGCCTCAATCCGTTCCTGGTGCGCCCAATCAAGTAATCCATGCATGCATGAAAGAGAGAACTTTCCATCACTCTCCACTTCTTCTACGTCGCAAAAGAAAACAATAGAGATCTTTCAAACGGATCTGACTCTAGTTGACCAGCAAGCGACCTGATTTGCCTCCCAAACTGATTAGTGGAGAATATTCCGGTTTGGGAGAGTATTAAGAATACTCGTCAACACCCACATCTCCTGGAAGACGATAGTTCGATGCATGTCGTATCTAGCCTCTCCACAGGTACATCTGTTACATCTCTGCTACCGGAAACGATGCTCGATCACTCGTTTGGATACGGAATATGACAAGATAGAGAACGGGCTATTCCGTACTTTGGCGGACCGCTTCGGTTTCTAAAAACATGACAGGAAATTATCTGCACCAGTAGGATCGACTCCCCTCTCCAGATCGACAAGGGCCTTTGCTTCCTATGGTGATACTCTTCTTCGACTGACGCGAGATTACGGAAAGAATGTGTGGACAGTTAACCTCAGGGCCACAGTTTCACTGACCGCCGATCCTTTAGTGGTTAGTTGTCGGGACAAGACCGCCTGGTGGCCTCACTATGATAGTGCCCGTCTTCTTGCCATCTTTTCTCTTCGTATCCACGACTCACGAAAGACGTTCTGGACTCTTGGCCGGCTTTGCCCGACTAGCGTACGAAACAAAGGCTGTTGCGTAGTATCGACACAATAGTCTTGTTCCTTCCTGAGGCCACGCTGGTGGCTCATACCTCCACCGGCAATGATCAACGAAGGATCCATTTGACATGGATCATCATCTATCGACAGTTGAGCGACAGCGGGCACTAATTCAATTTTGACAGTCGCCTGCGGtgccaacaaccaaaaagGGACAGCGCATACAGAGAACCCCGTACATCAACTGCCTTTTCGGCAGGCTCACCGTTGTCTATTCTAGCGGTGACAATACTACAGTGCAGGAACACTACAGGCCAACTCAGCACTGCACACGCTAAAAACGTTCGTTTTCCCGCGGGCAAGCGAAACGATAAAATGGTGACAGAGCAAAACGCCGGAAAAGAGccaaaagggaaaaaaagataCATAAGACAGTGAAACGCGATCTATCTAGTCCCCCTTACATTTCTGCGGGGAGACTAGAATTTGTTTTTCTTAATTTTGCCTTCGGGATCCTTCCCCTTCGAAGTTCTCCGAACTCCGGTCAAATGAGCTGTCAACTCCAAAAGGATCCATCGACATACGACGCACTTGCAGCACCGATACTTTCCACAGACATTATGTATGTGGCTTGCATGATTGAATCCGAGCGGGGGCGAAGTATCGGTGGATGACGATGGAGttggaaaaaaagaaacgaaataACGGCCCCCAAATAGGCGCGCGGCGCAGTACAAACGGCGCATTCACACGCGTCAACAAGACCCTTGCCCTTAATACAATTTAGCCTGGCAAGAAAAAAGGGGGTATCAAACGGCATCTCGCGATCTGACTGGCGAAGAATCATACATCGAAAACCGTATCGCACAAGTCCGAGGTCATCTGCAGCCATCAAACTCAACTCGCGACAGAATCCACTTGCAATTGACACTTTGGATACAGAGCATCTGTCGCTGATCCTCTGGTGATTGGTCCGTGAACTTAATGAAGTATCGCCCCAAACGACGCAGATCGGTTGATTCTGTTTGCATTGTGCGGCACAGTGCATTCGTCACCTACACGGAGTATCTGACCTCTCAACTCAGGGACCATGATCTACCGCTACAGTGTATACTACAATCAGGAATTATTATTGAATTTGACCACGATTAAGGTGAAATAATGGTCAGTCTATAGATCCGCTCCTCTGGAAATTCACAAAGAAACGGGCCTCCTCGGACAATTCAAACGGGGAGTAATTTCAAATCAACCTACACATGACAAAACTATGGTGCCTCACAAAGCCGGTTGACTCAGTTCCAGGTTGACAAAAACAGCTTAGTATGACAGTTGTGGATCAAGAAGGTCCACTTTTGGGTGCCCAAAATAGCAGTAGCAGGTCCCCGATGTCGAGCGATGGTCGATGACAAGGCTGACCATTCCCGATACAGATTTCATTGCATTGTGACCAATCTTAAGCGTCAGCCATAGACCCACTGGGTCTTTCGCTCCTACTCTTTGGGGTTCTGAGATCTTCGTCTACTGCAGAAGTctatcatttcagttgcGCCTCTGCCTTGGCTGTTTCACTGGAGCTGAAGGTGTTGCGCATCACAGTCGCCATCTATTGATCTTGAATCATGTCGGCATAGCCAACGATTCATTATAAATAAGGTGGCCAGCTAAGACGCAGTCCATCGGGTCCGTTGactactccatactccagCCATCAGTTACTCCTTGTGTAATGCAGTGTATTATTTCTGTTCAGACTATAGAAGCAGATCTCTTCATATTCAAACCATCGCATAATGTCCGATCAGTCCTCGAACCGTCAATTTGGTTCGGTTCCTTCGCACCTGTTCGGTCGAGCACGACTCCGTACTCTTTCCCGGGTTTGAGCGGACATACTCAGCCACCCAGGCACTCGTACAGATACCTCCATTTCACGAAGTACCAACATATCCCCGGATCCCCCAAATCATACATGACTAATTCCATGATAGAATAAACTATTGAATCCAGATTGATAGGAATCTGCAAAATGCATCCTTGTACGAAGCAATCAGATTCGGTCCAGATCCGAACCAAGATCTTCCTACGGACCGAACTACTCAATGCTCCGTACCAAAGTTTACTCAGACccaaaggaaaaagaaaacagaatCAATTGCAGCAGACATGTCCTACCTACCCCATCCACATTGGAAAAGATTTCCGGGGAGCGGCTGTATGGCTGAATCGAAATTGTCACTACAGTGTATTATAGATTTCTGCATGTCGTGAGATGCTGTTGATCAAACTGGCGCAAGTTCCTTTCCGCGTGTCAGGGCGGAAAGTGTTCCCCATCCTTGGATATGAGCGGGATGCACACTGTACACTGCAAAGGATATGTATGTGTCTGCGGTGCGTTTGTGCGATTATACGGTTGCTTGATTGATCTGCATTTTGCACAATATCCTACAAGTACCGCTACTTCAGTTTGGGTTGCTGCAAATGCCCACACTGTACACCGTACTTCGTTCCTCTATCTGTCGAAAGCACTATTTTGGTCTGGACTTACCTATGAACCCATGTGCATGGGCTACTATGTACACTGTATGCAGGCATTATTTATAATAGGACGCATTATTGTCAATAGGGTCGTGGGGGTTGGGTTGAGTATCAGACATGCGCATATGGGACAGCTCAGTTCATCGTCATCGATGTTGAGTCTCTATTTCGAGGTTGCTATTACTCAGTAAAGGAGAGTACTGTACAGATTTACGATGTAGAAGAATGGTATTTCGAGATACATTGTCTGAGGGGGCTACCCTAGAAATCTTTCGAGTGACACGATTTTGAATGCCACTATCTTTGAGTTAGGATGTCATAGTTTGGTAAAATAATTAGAATGTTCAAGCACTTATCTTTATTATATACTGGATTATCTCGACTAGATGAGATGATTTGATGTTTAAATATTTGTGTTTGAGTGCGCTGCCAATGAGATATACATAATGCCTGTTTTATAGATCGAAAGAGGGTCTATTTTTATCTAACCAATCAGCTCGCATGGCTTAGTTGGTAAAGCGCATCACTAGTAATGATGAGATCCTCGGTTCGAATCCGAGTGCGagcattcttttttttacTTGCTGTGTTTCTATGAACAATTCGAGTCAGAAAATCTATTTATTTTCAGCCTTTTGCTTGAATTTCATTCAATTGCTCAAGATTGTAGAACTGAACTCGTGGGTCTCATTGCAAAGCGAATAACTTCCCTGAATAGGGCTAGTACAAGAAAGAGATATAGAACCACTACTAATCTACAAACCACATagtaagaaaagaaaaaggcgtAATCAACATGAACAACAGAGCACTCATTGGTACTTGCGCAGCTGtagtaaaaaaaaaacgtAGTTAGCACATGGACCACAATCATATAATGGTAAAGGGAAACTCACATCAAGCGTCAGAGACTTGCTACTGTTCTCCGCCTGATCACGGTAGATACCAACCAGTGTCTCACTGTTCTGGAACAGCCCCGTCTTCAGACTAATCACGATGAACTGCATACCAGGCGCAGCATGATCGTGGATGTAGTTCGCGATACGGGCGACATTGGTGTTGTCCAGAGCAGCGTCGACTTCATCCAGCACGAAGAAGGGAGATGGCTGGTAGGAGTGAATGGCGAAGAGGAGGGCGAGAGCAGCCATTGTCTTTTCACCTCCGGAGAGGTGCTCCATGTCGCGAAATCGTTTGAGGGGTGGCATGGCATGGTACTTGATGCCGTCGAGGTAGGGCTCGTCGGAGTCTTCGATGTCCAAGTACCTAGTATTGTTATATGCCTTGCTTGCCAATGTTTCTCTGGGACTGAGTGACTTACGCTTGTCCACCCAACGGGTAGTTGGAACTCCGCGTCAGCTCCCGATAGATAGGGCCAATCTGCTCAGAAATATGCGTAAAGGCTTTGTTGAACAGATCCGAACGCTTGCGCATAACCTCTTCAAAGTCGTCCTTTGCTTTACGCGCGTGTTTCCGAGATTCTTCAAAGTCCTTCTCAGTACCCCGGAGTTTGTTCTCGACGCTCTCGAGACGCTCCAGTGCGCGGGTGTTCGGTGCCATCTTGTCGAGTTCGCTGTTGAGTGATCGGACCTTCTCCAGCAGTTCTTCTTCAAGTTTCTCGTCGGATTCCTATTTCTGTATAAGCATGGAAATTCTATAGTAATTACTTTTGACGCATCACTTACCTCCTTGAGGGAGTCTCCTAGAGAGTCAAAGTCAACCTCAACACCGTAGTCTTGCACCATAGCCTGGCCACTGCCATTGGCGTCCTCGTCAACGTCCATGGCATCCGGATCAGCCGTCTGCACAAGTTCATCAATAGGGAGATGGTCGAGTGAGTTGGAGCTTTCGGTCAAAGGAATGTCGATGTCTTCAAGCTTGCAACGCCGGAGAAGCGCGTAACGACTTGATGAATTCCGCTGGACCTCAGCCTCTAGACCGCTAATGTTCTTCAAGGATCCTTCGACGTTCTTGCTGCGCTTCTGAAGTTCTCTTCGCTGCTGGTTGAGGTTCTCTGCCGATTGTCCATAGGCTTCTTTTTGCTCTCCCAGACGTTCGCGGAGGATCTCGAGCTCGGCCTCGAACTCATCGAGCTGGTTGCGAATATTTTGCTGTTCGGCCTTAAGTTCCTCGATCAGGCCCTCGTCACGCTGGTGCTGTGTCTGGAGGCTGCTGATACGGTCAACTGTAGCTTGCAGACGCTGCTTCTCGAAGCTGAGTTGGTTCTCGATTCGGCTCTTTTGTGTTGTGAACTCGAGCTTCTTCTGAGAAGCCTCTTCTTGCAGTGAACCTTGTTGTGCTTCGTATTCGCGGATATTATCGTAGCCCAGGCGCTTGCAGAACTTGCGGTAGATGTCATCCTCGACACCGCTGACCGACTCTTGCGTCTCTGTGATCGACTGGTCAAGTTCGTCCAACGTCTCCTTTCGCTCCGCGTACTTCGGCCGGAGGTCCTCGAGCTGACGCTTGACGAAGTCAAGCTCGCTGTGCTTGCTCTTGAGATTCTTCTCCAAGGCCTTCAGTTCATCGCGAGCATAGGCGAGGCGCTGCTCGAGACCAACCAATTCGCCTTGTAGAGTCTCCTCTTCGGTACCCCTGCGGTGACCCTTGGGCAGGCTGGAAAGGTCTGCCATAAGCTTGTCCTTGAGCTTGTGAAGATTCTCTACTTCCGAGTCTTCCCAGCGCTTGGAGCTTTGCTGAGGACCGCGACCACCAGTCATCAGACCACCCTTGTGAATCACCGTGCCATCGAGAGTGACGGTCTTTGCATCCAGGTTGCGCTCGTAACACAGGTACTTGGCTGTCGCCAGGTCATCACAGACAACGGCGTTTCCGCAGGCATAGGTGATCGCTCGTGCAACCGAGTCTTCATAGTCTACAGTTTCGATTGCAGGTCGCATTCCACGGTGTACACCCTTGAGATTGGAGTTGAAGGCTTTCACCTGGATTGTCTCGAGCGGAATGAAAGTCGCCTGTCCAGCTCTCTGGTCACGGAGGTGCTGAATACACTCCTTAGCAGTCTTCTCGTTGTCGACAATGATGGCATCGAAGTGTCGTCCGAGGACCGTACTGACAGCTTCGTTATACTTCTTCTGCTTGGGTCTGCAAAGATCGCTGACTCGACCCTTCACACCCGGGAAGATGCGCTTCAGCGTCGAGATCAACTCTCTTGTCCGGATCTCCTTTTCGGACTGCTTCCTACCGTCATCAGCTTCGAGCAGTTTCTTCAAGACAACTTGGAGTTTCTCTTCCAGTTCGGTCCTCATTTGAGACACTCGTAACCGCTCGGAAGTAAGAGTATTCAATTCCTTTTTCTTGCGCTCGATGTCCTTGGAAGCAGTGGTAATGACCTCGGTGATCGACTCTTGGCGCTCTTCCAATGACTGCTTGTCGGATCTCAAACTTTGTAGCTGCCACTCAGTGCCCTCGAATTTGCTCTTAAGGCTGTTGACAGCTTCGGCTTCTGTCTTTCGCTGGCGTCGTAGATTGTCCAAGTTGAGCTGCTCCGCGGATGACCGTTTATTCAGCTCCTCTTTGAGTTTGTTGTACTCTTGTTGGTCAGCGTCGCTAAGCTGGATACCCTGTTTGCTCATGGACCTTTGCCATTCAGCTCCCCACTGGGCCTGAGCCTTTTCGACAACCTTAAGATCCTTCTCCAGTTGCCTGGTGTTGGCCAATTGTGCCTCGCGCTCCTTGCCGATCTCAGCAATCCGCGAAGCAAACCTTTCGACTTTCTTCACGGTGATGTCGACCTTTTCGTCCACAGGGACCAAGGAAGTATTAGCTTCCTCGAtctgtttttctttgttcgTAATGTTCTTCTCGGCTTTTGCGACATCTCTCCCGACTTTGGCGTGGTCCTTCTTCGCATCTTCGACGTTCTTTTCGTATTTTTCAACACCGCGGCGATATTCTTTGAGCTCATCCTGGTACTTCTGGATCTCTTCGCTGGAGTCGTCAATCAAGCGCTGGAAATGAAACAGCTTCCATAAGATATGGGTAATAATAGCTTGGTCGCGCTCCTCTGCCTTCCTAGCGTAGCTATCGGCCTCGCGCTTCTGTTCCTGGTATTGCTTGATCTCCGAGTTGATACCCCTCCGACGGTGAAGCTGAACAGTCTGCTGCTCAGCAGCttcctcagcctccacctTTAGTTTCTCGTACTCTGCCTTGTATTCCAAACTACCTGAGATCTGCTCAATCAACCGCGTAAGGTCCCTGGGAGACTGCGCCGCAATTGCTTCAACATCACCCTGGAAGACAAGGAAGTTGCGCGCCTTAATTAGGATGTTCTCCGCCTCCAGCGCCTCGTTGTATTGCTGCGCAGTCACGACTTGGTTGTTTATCCGGTACTCGCTAACGCCGTGGCTCGTAATTGACCGCCGCCATTGCTGCTCCTCGCCGGCATCGTCTTCGTAAACCGCCATAACCCAGGCCGTACGAGGGTCTTGTGTTCCGTTTGGATCTTGCGATGCGTTCGGATCTTGCGATTCGATTCTATCGACTCCATCTTCGGCCTTGTCCTCGCCGTTTGTAGGTTGTTCGATCGCGTTGCCCTCGGCGTCGAGCTTGGCTGTGCGTAGGACGCGGCCACGATAGACCAGATCGCGGAGGTTCGTGGATCGTAGATGGGAGGATTTGATGCCTAGAACGAAGGAGATCGCATCCATACTGGTGTCATGTCAGCGCAACCGACTTTCCAACATCCGAGGATACAGATTAAAGGCGACGAACGAATTCGACTTCCCAGACCCGTTGGGCCCGATGATCGATGTGAAATAGGCATCACCAAAGAGGAGGACATGATGACCCTTGTATGATTTGAAGTCTAGATAATGATCAGCAACTCATGAATGCGCATTGTTGCGGGTCGCATCGTACTGAAAAGCTCGAGGCGGATGAGTTTCCCCATCTTGTCTCAACGCTGCCGTTATCCGGCGAACGCGGCTCCAGATCAGACAATGGAAATAAAAGAAGCAAAGAGCGTGCAGCAGCAAGTCGACAACGAGGTGTCAACCCAACCGGCCATAGACGTCGTTGTTGGAGGGGCTCGCGATGGTTATCTGGAGAGCGCGTCACGGAGTCGACAGGACGCGCCGGTCACGTGGGGCCGAACCGCCGATAGGGCAGTCAAACAAGAAAGTAGGATAATTTACAATTTTATAATATCTAATTCGTGCTCATAGAAAGCGTCAAGTCTGATGGTATGTACAGGTGTTATTGAGTACAGAGGCAGCTTTCGATAGGCCGCATATAAAGTAGATAGTAAGACAGCATATGAAGGTATCAATCACAGAGTAGTAACAGAAGAGACGAATTCTCATGGTCGACGTTTGATATCGAGCGGATTCCCAATCATCAAGAAATCCTCCGACACGAAACCAGCAGAGTCCATTCTGAAGACACCCTTTTGGCCCTCAACCTCCAAAAGAATAACGCCCTCTTGCGTGAAGAGCTTCCGCACATTCGCAAATATCGTCCAGATCATAACGctgatcttcttcgccgGTGCTTTGAGAATTTCAATTTCCGACGGCTTGGTGTTTCGCGGGGCTTCGGGCTGCTGTGTCCGGTTCACAGATCCCGGAGTGACCACCAGCCGACGCGAGAAAGCAATCTGGCGAGGGAGGGCATCGAATTCATACGCCTTCTTGAAAGGCATCATAGACCGCACGGTGAAACGGATATGCGTCTGGCCATTCGCGCTGACGGCATTGACCGACTTGATCAAACGTCCAGTCTTTGTCAAGAACACCGTGCCCATGACACTCATTGCAATACAGACACCTCCAAATAGGGTCTGTTGCCAAATGGGGATACCAATGGCAATTGGGTCCCGGAAAATCATGTTCGAGTTGTATACTGAGTAGGCGAAGCAGAAAGCTGCAAGACTGTAGGCTCCGAAGATGTAGCTGCGATGAGATGGTGCGTTGAATAGAATGACGTTCCCTTCTCTTGCGACCTTGCGCTCCAGCTTTCCGAAACCTTCTGGTCGTCTCCCGGCGAACTTGAGGGTCTCTTCCGAGTTTGCGACTTTACgtggttggggttggggtttCACGGCGGTTTTTGCCCGGGGGATGCTCGAAGAGAAATACCTCCATGTGGGAGGCGAGGCCGTGTCCTGGACTCTAGGTAACCGGGAGAACCTGGGATATTGCTGCGAAAGCCTTTGGAAGGCGAAGCACCTGGGAAACATATTGTGCGGGAGTCGTCTATACTAAACAGTTAGCATACTCAACTGCAATCGTGGCTCCACACAATGAGAAGTCTCAACCCCAAAGCAATCAATTAAGAGCAATTCAAATAGAATGAATAGAATAAACTTACCTAACCTAATTCCTGGCATTGCCCGAATGTTCAAAGAACTCGGCCAATCCTCCGTCCTCCGCGGCAGAAAAATGTTCCTGTCCCGGCCGCCGGTGAAGCTCCCAACAACCTCAACGTCAAGTTCTACATGCCGGAGATAAGAGCACCATTCACGCCCAGGTCTTCTTCGAAAGCATCGTCCAGTTAATCGCGGACATCGACATCTCACTCCGCTACCCCAGAAGGTCCGTGTGGATTCATCGTGGAGGTAGACCGATCCAGTCGCCGAATCCGGACAATCCGTTGAGATAGCATACGCGACGAAGTAGAATAGTCCTTCAACAATCGGAAAGAAGTGAAGACACACAGGTTGCAACATATTCGTGTGATCCTTGATTCTACAAAATGGCTTCCAATTTCCCTGCACGCCAAATCCCCGCCATGTTCGCCAGACGGCAACAGCCCACCAGAGTACACAGCGCCGCCAGACGTGAGTTCACAGGATATACCCTAGGATACACCCTGCGTAGCCCTGCTATTAGGATACACAGCATGCTAACAAAATACACCGATAGGCTTCGCATCCACCACCGTCCAGACCCAAAACCCCGCCTACCCCCTCTACCCATCCGTCACCCAACTCCTCCACGAAAAGGGCATCCCCGACTCCGAAATCTCCAAGATCCCGGCATCTGGCCCCAAGGG encodes:
- the SMC1 gene encoding cohesin subunit SMC1 (BUSCO:EOG092606CY;~COG:D;~EggNog:ENOG410PH43;~InterPro:IPR010935,IPR003395,IPR027417,IPR036277, IPR028468,IPR024704;~PFAM:PF06470,PF13555,PF02463;~go_component: GO:0005694 - chromosome [Evidence IEA];~go_component: GO:0008278 - cohesin complex [Evidence IEA];~go_function: GO:0005515 - protein binding [Evidence IEA];~go_function: GO:0005524 - ATP binding [Evidence IEA];~go_process: GO:0007064 - mitotic sister chromatid cohesion [Evidence IEA];~go_process: GO:0051276 - chromosome organization [Evidence IEA]), which codes for MGKLIRLELFNFKSYKGHHVLLFGDAYFTSIIGPNGSGKSNSMDAISFVLGIKSSHLRSTNLRDLVYRGRVLRTAKLDAEGNAIEQPTNGEDKAEDGVDRIESQDPNASQDPNGTQDPRTAWVMAVYEDDAGEEQQWRRSITSHGVSEYRINNQVVTAQQYNEALEAENILIKARNFLVFQGDVEAIAAQSPRDLTRLIEQISGSLEYKAEYEKLKVEAEEAAEQQTVQLHRRRGINSEIKQYQEQKREADSYARKAEERDQAIITHILWKLFHFQRLIDDSSEEIQKYQDELKEYRRGVEKYEKNVEDAKKDHAKVGRDVAKAEKNITNKEKQIEEANTSLVPVDEKVDITVKKVERFASRIAEIGKEREAQLANTRQLEKDLKVVEKAQAQWGAEWQRSMSKQGIQLSDADQQEYNKLKEELNKRSSAEQLNLDNLRRQRKTEAEAVNSLKSKFEGTEWQLQSLRSDKQSLEERQESITEVITTASKDIERKKKELNTLTSERLRVSQMRTELEEKLQVVLKKLLEADDGRKQSEKEIRTRELISTLKRIFPGVKGRVSDLCRPKQKKYNEAVSTVLGRHFDAIIVDNEKTAKECIQHLRDQRAGQATFIPLETIQVKAFNSNLKGVHRGMRPAIETVDYEDSVARAITYACGNAVVCDDLATAKYLCYERNLDAKTVTLDGTVIHKGGLMTGGRGPQQSSKRWEDSEVENLHKLKDKLMADLSSLPKGHRRGTEEETLQGELVGLEQRLAYARDELKALEKNLKSKHSELDFVKRQLEDLRPKYAERKETLDELDQSITETQESVSGVEDDIYRKFCKRLGYDNIREYEAQQGSLQEEASQKKLEFTTQKSRIENQLSFEKQRLQATVDRISSLQTQHQRDEGLIEELKAEQQNIRNQLDEFEAELEILRERLGEQKEAYGQSAENLNQQRRELQKRSKNVEGSLKNISGLEAEVQRNSSSRYALLRRCKLEDIDIPLTESSNSLDHLPIDELVQTADPDAMDVDEDANGSGQAMVQDYGVEVDFDSLGDSLKEESDEKLEEELLEKVRSLNSELDKMAPNTRALERLESVENKLRGTEKDFEESRKHARKAKDDFEEVMRKRSDLFNKAFTHISEQIGPIYRELTRSSNYPLGGQAYLDIEDSDEPYLDGIKYHAMPPLKRFRDMEHLSGGEKTMAALALLFAIHSYQPSPFFVLDEVDAALDNTNVARIANYIHDHAAPGMQFIVISLKTGLFQNSETLVGIYRDQAENSSKSLTLDLRKYQ
- a CDS encoding uncharacterized protein (COG:S;~EggNog:ENOG410PU6K;~TransMembrane:2 (i97-114o134-152i)) is translated as MFPRCFAFQRLSQQYPRFSRLPRVQDTASPPTWRYFSSSIPRAKTAVKPQPQPRKVANSEETLKFAGRRPEGFGKLERKVAREGNVILFNAPSHRSYIFGAYSLAAFCFAYSVYNSNMIFRDPIAIGIPIWQQTLFGGVCIAMSVMGTVFLTKTGRLIKSVNAVSANGQTHIRFTVRSMMPFKKAYEFDALPRQIAFSRRLVVTPGSVNRTQQPEAPRNTKPSEIEILKAPAKKISVMIWTIFANVRKLFTQEGVILLEVEGQKGVFRMDSAGFVSEDFLMIGNPLDIKRRP